A DNA window from Drosophila virilis strain 15010-1051.87 chromosome 4, Dvir_AGI_RSII-ME, whole genome shotgun sequence contains the following coding sequences:
- the Clamp gene encoding transcription factor Clamp, which produces MEDLTKNIIFTNAINGQPATIQYQTADGTILKQPKIEGQKTDQQPTFYYTTNGNAGTVNLAQLATSDDNKTCYIAQPVGGYNYALVNGMPLNQGTALGIATVDAQGRIQIVNQNKPIAATISPLQNTISNISFKCDVCSEMFQHLALLNAHKRMHTDGTDPQQHNSQQSSDAIAVVNAQGLVQTQNIITGNGQMGQIQIVASDTLEPVQQSVMQQQQQQQQQQAAQQQQQQQQQQHDNSKSSKCINCGNPILHQSKRKGPKQVRCESCMQAEQAAQQQQIFVAPDGQMAHPVQIISTTPQAQAQLQQIVAQQTGGTTPKREPSSSGHHPVKKRNTQQMTKCQKCNGSGVVLMGQQHTHQHGGAGGSVKQNTVTVKTENPSKPFSCNICGGLFSRYSSLWSHKKLHSGEKNYKCTICGLAFAKAVYLKNHARIHTGEKPYKCQTCGMQFSQSPHLKNHERTHSGERPYVCGVCDKGFARHATLWNHRRIHTGEKPYKCEICGSAFSQAAHLKNHAKVHSGEKPYKCEICSAAFADRFALKRHRGIHQKYGQTAPRQPAGDGMVVHKQELPDMDDDAQQEVIIGGL; this is translated from the exons ATGGAAGACCTCACCAAAAACATAATATTCACAAACGCTATTAACGGCCAGCCAGCAACCATACAATATCAAACAGCAGACGGCACCATACTCAAACAACCCAAAATTGAGGGCCAAAAGACCGACCAGCAGCCCACCTTCTACTATACAACAAAC GGCAATGCGGGCACTGTGAACTTAGCACAGTTGGCCACCTCAGACGACAATAAGACGTGCTACATCGCACAGCCAGTGGGCGGCTACAACTACGCCTTGGTCAACGGAATGCCGCTGAATCAGGGCACCGCTCTGGGAATAGCCACTGTGGATGCACAGGGACGCATACAGATTGTCAATCAAAATAAGCCCATTGCGGCG ACTATTTCACCACTGCAAAACACAATATCAAACATCAGCTTCAAGTGCGATGTCTGTTCGGAGATGTTTCAGCACCTGGCGCTGCTTAATGCTCACAAGCGGATGCACACAGACGGCACGGATCCGCAACAGCACAATTCACAGCAATCATCAGATGCCATAGCAGTGGTCAATGCACAGGGCCTGGTGCAGACGCAGAACATTATCACCGGCAATGGACAGATGGGTCAGATTCAAATCGTGGCTTCCGATACGCTGGAGCCAGTGCAGCAATCCGtaatgcagcaacagcagcagcagcaacaacagcaggcggcacagcaacaacaacagcagcagcaacagcaacatgatAACTCCAAGTCGAGCAAGTGCATTAATTGCGGCAATCCAATACTGCATCAGTCAAAGCGCAAGGGGCCTAAGCAGGTGCGCTGCGAGTCCTGCATGCAGGCGGAGCAAGcggcgcaacagcaacaaatattcGTAGCACCCGATG GGCAAATGGCGCATCCAGTGCAAATCATATCAACCACACCACAAGCGCAGGCTCAACTTCAGCAAATTGTGGCCCAACAAACTGGCGGCACAACGCCCAAGCGTGAGCCCAGCTCGTCGGGTCATCATCCTGTGAAAAAGCGCAACACCCAACAGATGACCAAGTGTCAAAAGTGCAATGGATCCGGCGTAGTACTCATGGGTCAACAGCACACACACCAGCATGGTGGCGCCGGCGGCTCTGTCAAACAAAATACGGTCACCGTCAAGACCGA aaatCCCAGTAAACCGTTCAGCTGTAACATATGCGGCGGCCTCTTTTCACGCTACTCCAGCCTGTGGTCACACAAGAAGCTGCACAGCGGCGAGAAAAACTACAAGTGCACCATCTGCGGATTGGCATTTGCCAAGGCTGTCTACCTAAAAAATCATGCGCGCATACACACTGGCGAAAAGCCTTACAA ATGTCAAACGTGTGGCATGCAATTTTCCCAATCGCCGCATCTGAAGAACCACGAGCGGACGCACAGCGGCGAGCGTCCATATGTTTGCGGGGTGTGCGATAAGGGATTTGCGCGCCATGCTACCCTGTGGAACCATCGCCGCATACACACCGGCGAGAAGCCTTACAAGTGTGAAATATGCGGCTCGGCTTTTTCACAGGCGGCACATCTGAAGAACCACGCCAAGGTGCACTCCGGCGAGAAGCCTTATAAGTGTGAGATATGCTCGGCAGCGTTTGCCGATCGTTTTGCGCTGAAACGCCATCGTGGTATACATCAAAAGTATGGACAAACGGCGCCCAGGCAGCCTGCCGGTGATGGTATGGTCGTGCACAAGCAAGAGCTGCCCGACATGGATGACGATGCGCAGCAGGAGGTCATAATCGGTGGTTTATAG
- the Ir40a gene encoding ionotropic receptor 40a: MPSSRLFGADCVNDDTIQVDEFIQRLHRLYYKSVIFYDTELFFDYIEANLLGAIECVNLIFHEPDELSARIQERRLAHRLSLFIFYWGARQPPNATRVSFEEPMRAVVITRPRRKAFRIYYNQALPTGTSQLRLVNWYDGDNLGLQKTPLLPSAATVYANLEGRVFRVPVFHSPPWFWVSYNNDSNNVGNSSEDPLDEYENLEYNEVNVTGGRDHRLLMLLAQHMNFQFMYIEAPGRTQGSLRAPDDSGESNDSFTGGIGMLQSGLADFFMGDVGLSWERRKAIEFSFFTLADSGAFATHAPRRLNEALAIMRPFKLDIWPYLILTIVFSGPIFYGIIAMPFKWRRRQLAVDVEHLGELCVYMAYIKEITPCVLKITHTRRPQAAPQMPPQLLQRCIWFTLRLFLKQSCHELYHDYRTKFLTIVYWVAATYVLADVYSAQLTSQFARPAHEAPINTLQRLQAAMLRDGYRLYVEKESSSLEMLENGTELFRQLYAQMRQQQPDDHLAFLIDSVESGIKLIADGRENKAVLAGRETLYFNIQQYGAKNFQLSQKLYTRYSAVAVQIGCPFLDSLNDVLMHLFEGGILEKMTTAEYEAQSRKMTKDQSQQSMELAAVENANANANTKSTEAKNQPQHAQDNEMISALNLRMLQGAFIALGVGFFTAALMLLLELFCRRLNLALPLRRCRLRWLRRWRRFKRMARHQTVRIFAPNLG; the protein is encoded by the exons ATGCCCAGCTCGCGACTGTTTGGTGCGGATTGCGTGAATGATGACACCATCCAAGTGGACGAGTTTATTCAGCGATTGCATAGGCTCTACTACAAGTCAGTCATCTTTTATGACACGGAGCTGTTCTTTGATTATATCGAAGCCAATCTGCTGGGCGCCATCGAATGCGTCAATTTGATATTCCACGAACCAGATGAGCTATCGGCGCGCATACAGGAACGGCGACTTGCCCATCGGCTCAGCCTCTTCATCTTCTATTGGGGCGCCAGACAGCCGCCTAATGCGACGCGTGTGAGCTTCGAGGAGCCAATGCGAGCGGTGGTCATCACAAGGCCGCGTCGCAAGGCGTTTCGCATCTATTACAATCAGGCGTTGCCCACGGGCACCAGCCAGCTGCGTTTGGTCAACTGGTATGATGGCGACAACCTGGGTCTGCAGAAGACCCCTCTCCTGCCCAGCGCCGCCACAGTTTATGCCAATTTAGAAGGTCGCGTTTTTCGTGTACCCGTTTTTCAT TCCCCGCCCTGGTTCTGGGTAAGCTACAACAACGATAGCAACAATgttggcaacagcagcgaggATCCTTTGGATGAGTACGAGAATCTCGAGTATAATGAGGTGAACGTGACGGGTGGACGTGATCATCgattgttgatgttgttggcgCAGCATATGAACTTTCAATTTATGTACATTGAAGCGCCAGGCAGGACACAGGGATCTTTGCGAGCACCGGATGACAGCGGGGAGTCCAACGATAGCTTCACAGGTGGCATTGGAATGCTCCAAAGTGGC CTGGCGGACTTCTTTATGGGCGATGTGGGCCTCAGCTGGGAGCGTCGCAAGGCAATTGAGTTCTCATTTTTCACTCTCGCCGATTCGGGCGCTTTTGCCACACATGCGCCACGTCGCCTCAACGAGGCCTTGGCCATAATGCGTCCCTTTAAGCTGGATATATGGCCATATCTTATACTGACAATTGTGTTCTCCGGTCCAATATTCTATGGCATTATTGCCATGCCCTTTAAGTGGCGCAGGCGTCAGCTCGCCGTAGACGTGGAGCACCTGGGTGAGCTTTGCGTTTATATGGCCTATATTAAGGAGATAACGCCCTGTGTGCTGAAGATAACACACACGCGACGCCCGCAGGCAGCGCCGCAGATGCCTCCCCAGCTTTTGCAGCGATGTATTTGGTTTACTCTGCGCCTGTTCCTCAAGCAAT CTTGCCATGAGTTGTACCACGACTATCGCACCAAGTTCTTGACCATTGTCTATTGGGTAGCTGCCACTTATGTCCTGGCCGATGTCTACTCTGCCCAGCTGACCTCGCAGTTTGCGCGTCCAGCTCACGAGGCGCCCATCAATACACTGCAGCGCCTCCAGGCTGCCATGCTGCGGGATGGCTATCGCTTGTATGTGGAAAAGGAGAGCAGTTCGCTGGAGATGCTAGAGAATGGCACAGAACTGTTTCGTCAATTGTATGCGCAAATGCGTCAACAGCAGCCGGACGATCACCTGGCCTTTCTCATTGATTCCGTTGAATCGGGCATCAAGCTGATTGCCGATGGCAGGGAGAATAAGGCAGTCCTGGCCGGACGTGAGACGCTCTACTTCAATATACAGCAGTATGGGGCCAAGAACTTTCAGCTAAGCCAGAAGCTATACACACGCTATTCCGCGGTGGCCGTCCAGATCGGCTGCCCCTTCTTGGACAGCCTCAACGATGT TTTGATGCATCTGTTTGAAGGCGGCATTTTGGAAAAGATGACAACCGCTGAATACGAGGCGCAATCCCGCAAAATGACCAAGGATCAATCGCAACAATCGATGGAGCTGGCTGCCGTTGAGAATgccaatgcaaatgccaaTACCAAAAGCACCGAGGCCAAGAACCAGCCCCAGCACGCACAGGACAATGAGATGATCAGTGCATTAAACTTGCGCATGCTGCAAGGCGCCTTCATTGCCCTCGGCGTGGGCTTCTTCACAGCAG CTCTAATGCTCTTGCTGGAGCTCTTCTGTCGACGCCTCAATctggcgctgccgctgcgccGCTGCCGTCTCCGCTGGCTGCGTCGCTGGCGACGCTTCAAGCGGATGGCGCGTCACCAAACCGTGCGAATCTTTGCACCGAATTTGGGTTGA
- the LOC6627751 gene encoding uncharacterized protein: protein MSIAIKALALLLMLMQCIRGESLLPMQQLLQLDNIVTDRINGMLKQYEHLRNQTENQEFLRQYERLEMAAALPIAQLDEKIKAYNEYLAYDLLSRALELNSINLASSSIDSSSEQDQLRDTIVDETRAKTYSAFEKRVLKLLRKLGVYDSFTERVFKAIFSDEKQLKKLKKKLKELDDDDNDNDCCLWDFIFGLF from the coding sequence ATGTCAATAGCGATCAAAGCGCTAGCATTGCTACTGATGCTGATGCAGTGCATCCGTGGCGAGTCCTTGCTGCCcatgcagcagctgttgcagctggaCAACATAGTTACGGACAGGATCAACGGCATGCTGAAGCAATACGAGCATTTGAGAAATCAAACGGAAAATCAAGAATTCCTACGGCAATATGAACGCCTCGAAATGGCGGCTGCTCTGCCCATCGCCCAGCTGGATGAAAAGATTAAGGCCTACAATGAGTATCTCGCCTACGATCTGTTAAGCCGCGCACTGGAgctaaattcaattaatttggcaAGCAGCTCGATCGACTCGAGCTCCGAACAGGATCAGCTACGCGATACAATTGTGGATGAAACACGCGCCAAAACGTATAGCGCCTTCGAGAAACGGGTGCTCAAACTTTTAAGAAAACTGGGTGTCTATGATTCATTTACGGAGCGCGTCTTCAAGGCCATATTCAGCGATGAGAAACAACTCAAGAAGTTAAAGAAAAAACTCAAGGAACTGGACgatgacgacaacgacaatgaCTGTTGCTTGTGGGACTTCATATTTGGTTTATTCTAG
- the LOC26530947 gene encoding sericin-2, with protein sequence MGNIRSCTIICCLLLGTGLIMGSISLAQEPQKSTKLFGEVIPNNTNTLSRQSVSGSTTESSTESSTKGSSTGSSTESSKGSSTESSATESSTKGSSTGSSTGSATGSSIESSTTTSKTAATTKSTTTSTKASPTTSPKISPKTSKGSLVISSTPSTPNKDNIERENEKINLKIQHTLETTKTGHFIGNSEFDQQTALLRNAADLDSSSLQLKMQAYHNFMSYNFFRLKLEADLTSRIDVVDSLLLDAKIGKQCKAFYRNQKKELRSALNEPNALKSYKLKLYSEDCPHTESQDSWESEEDTAICCIWPHIFPLNRMKLNENNLQIPERKSIKVLE encoded by the exons ATGGGAAACATACGATCCTGTACTATTATATGTTGTCTGCTGCTCGGCACTGGAT TGATCATGGGTAGCATCAGCTTAGCGCAAGAACCACAAAAGAGTACAAAATTATTCGGCGAAGTTATaccaaataatacaaatacattgTCAAGACAATCGGTTTCAG GATCGACAACAGAATCGTCAACTGAATCATCGACAAAAGGATCGTCAACAGGATCGTCGACAGAATCGTCAAAAGGATCGTCAACTGAATCATCGGCAACAGAATCATCGACAAAAGGATCGTCAACAGGATCGTCAACAGGATCGGCAACAGGATCGTCAATAGAATCATCGACAACCACATCGAaaacagcagcgacaacaaaatcgacaacaacatcaacaaaagcGTCACCAACAACATCACCAAAAATATCACCAAAAACATCGAAAGGATCATTAGTTATATCGTCAACACCATCGACCCCAAATAAG GATAATATCGAGAGGGAAAACGAAAAGATAAATCTCAAGATACAGCACACTTTAGAGACAACGAAAACAGGTCATTTTATTGGCAATTCGGAATTCGATCAGCAAACAGCACTTTTACGGAACGCGGCAGATCTGGATTCAAGTTCCTTGCAGTTGAAAATGCAAGCGTATCATAATTTTATGAGCTATAATTTCTTCAGACTCAAACTGGAAGCTGATCTGACCAGCCGAATCGATGTCGTCGATAGCTTATTGTTGGATGCAAAGATTGGCAAGCAGTGCAAAGCTTTCTATCGCAACCAAAAAAAGGAATTGCGTAGTGCCCTCAATGAACCAAATGCTTTAAAATCCTACAAACTGAAGTTGTATTCTGAAGATTGCCCCCATACTGAGTCCCAAGATAGCTGGGAATCTGAGGAAGATACTGCAATCTGTTGTATCTGGCCTCATATATTTCCCCTCAATCGAATgaagttaaatgaaaataatttacaaattcCAGAAAGGAAATCTATCAAAGTACTAGAATGA